A single region of the Pieris rapae chromosome 21, ilPieRapa1.1, whole genome shotgun sequence genome encodes:
- the LOC110999184 gene encoding transcriptional adapter 3, giving the protein MLGKRMHHNSKGRLASKSHDNGKPASPGLSPYSKPPKVLGSISVGKTRAEICPIPYIRQQDNSIVLPRLTAIAARSADEPIGMDELDALQLELESLLCNTALRIRYFQGEIESIDTNESKREKKSKSAGKQLQYPGKRKFPDDKFAKTKDYAKLSNQPKIPKFKNYNASGASQGYSNDPAGNSDNSVKLEISQLALPKNNIPYKFWNSVDPFCAPVTMDDMKFLESLLVQSSNTTLPPIPPLGRHYSEVWADEHISEDQNASNPNKKFPDVSNIRKKLEKSSENMITGPLTQRLVSALMEENVMTYDMPDMKIKQSTTTKNSYKNSLTLEKCLRKELVEQGILDPEDLPPLTNPADDEILAEIKKCQTELTAVRKENCRNLKNLIGLCKQEMIRLNLKKQLDQVDMECIDIYKKMVAAKQKKRPITKKEKEDAWRAINEQIRLNKEINALPLTGPNSS; this is encoded by the coding sequence ATGTTAGGTAAAAGAATGCATCATAATAGTAAAGGAAGATTAGCCAGTAAAAGTCACGATAATGGTAAACCGGCTAGTCCTGGGTTGTCGCCTTACAGTAAACCTCCTAAAGTTCTAGGATCTATTTCTGTTGGTAAAACTAGAGCTGAAATATGTCCAATACCTTATATAAGACAGCAGGATAACTCTATTGTTCTGCCAAGGTTAACAGCAATTGCAGCTAGGTCAGCAGACGAGCCCATTGGAATGGATGAATTAGATGCTTTACAACTAGAGCTTGAGTCGCTGCTTTGTAACACTGCACTGAGGATTAGATATTTTCAAGGTGAGATTGAGAGTATTGATACAAATGAATCAAAGAGAGAAAAAAAGAGTAAATCTGCTGgaaaacaattacaatatcCAGGCAAGAGAAAATTTCCAGATGACAAATTTGCTAAAACAAAGGACTATGCTAAGTTGTCAAACCAACCCAAAATacctaaattcaaaaattataatgcatCAGGAGCTTCTCAAGGATACTCAAATGATCCAGCTGGGAATTCTGACAACTCAGTTAAATTGGAAATTTCACAGCTTGCATTACCAAAAAACAATATTCCATACAAATTCTGGAACTCAGTAGATCCATTCTGTGCACCAGTAACAATGGATGATATGAAATTTTTAGAATCACTTCTTGTTCAAAGTAGTAATACCACATTGCCACCAATACCACCTCTTGGAAGACACTACTCTGAAGTATGGGCAGATGAACATATATCAGAAGACCAAAATGCCTCaaatccaaataaaaaatttcctGATGTATCTAACATTAGAAAGAAACTTGAAAAGTCTTCTGAAAATATGATCACAGGGCCTCTAACACAGAGGTTAGTCTCTGCACTCATGGAAGAAAATGTTATGACATATGATATGCcagatatgaaaattaaacaatccACCACCACTAAGAATAGTTATAAAAACTCATTGACATTAGAAAAATGTTTGAGAAAGGAGCTAGTAGAACAAGGTATTTTAGACCCTGAAGATCTACCTCCATTAACTAACCCAGCTGATGATGAAATATTAGCGGAAATAAAGAAGTGTCAAACCGAATTAACAGCTGTACGTAAAGAAAATtgcagaaatttaaaaaatttaattggattATGCAAACAGGAGATGATAAGACTCAATTTGAAAAAGCAATTAGATCAAGTTGATATGGAatgtattgatatttataagaaaatggTAGCAGCCAAGCAAAAGAAAAGaccaattacaaaaaaagaaaaagaagatgCCTGGAGGGCTATCAATGAGCAGATAAGActtaacaaagaaataaatgcTTTGCCATTAACAGGACCCAACTCAAGTTAA